A window from Salvia miltiorrhiza cultivar Shanhuang (shh) chromosome 2, IMPLAD_Smil_shh, whole genome shotgun sequence encodes these proteins:
- the LOC131013673 gene encoding chalcone synthase-like yields MSANDTFPVTKMATVEEIRRAQRAEGPATVLSIGTAVPPNCVEQSTFPDSYFRVTNSEHMADVKRTFKRMCESSTIKKRYTHLTEELVKENPNMAAYMSPSLNVRQDMVAIQVPKLGAEAAEEAIKEWGQPKSMITHLIFCTNGSIHMPGADYHLTKLLSLRPTVKRSMMYLQGCYGGAAALRAAKDLAENNASARVLVVSSETTTIGFRGPSGAHPENLIGQALFGDAAAALIVGSDPVAGVELSLFQIVSAAQAIIPNSDGAIVGEVREAGLVIHLRPDVPALISGNIGASLEEAFGPLGIRDWDSIFWIAHPGGPKILDRIETGLGLKPEKLRLSRRVLSEYGNVSSATVLLILDEMRRASAEEGLSTTGEGLDWGVLFGFGPGLTVETVVLRSMPIN; encoded by the exons ATGTCCGCAAACGACACTTTTCCGGTAACAAAGATGGCGACCGTGGAGGAGATCCGCCGTGCTCAGCGGGCCGAGGGTCCAGCCACCGTGTTGTCAATCGGCACCGCCGTGCCGCCGAATTGTGTCGAGCAGAGCACGTTTCCTGATTCCTACTTCCGTGTCACAAACAGTGAACATATGGCCGATGTTAAACGGACATTTAAGCGCATGT GCGAGAGCTCTACGATAAAGAAACGCTACACGCACCTGACAGAGGAGCTTGTGAAGGAAAATCCGAACATGGCCGCCTATATGTCGCCGTCGCTGAACGTGCGGCAAGACATGGTGGCGATACAGGTGCCGAAGCTGGGCGCAGAGGCGGCGGAGGAAGCCATCAAGGAGTGGGGGCAGCCCAAATCCATGATCACCCACCTCATCTTCTGCACCAACGGCAGCATCCACATGCCCGGCGCCGACTACCACCTCACCAAGCTCCTCAGCCTCCGCCCCACCGTCAAGCGCTCCATGATGTACCTGCAG GGGTGTTATGGGGGCGCTGCCGCCCTCCGCGCGGCCAAGGACCTGGCCGAGAACAACGCCTCTGCTAGGGTTCTCGTCGTCAGCTCCGAGACCACCACCATCGGCTTCCGCGGCCCGAGTGGGGCCCACCCCGAGAACCTCATCGGGCAGGCCCTGTTCGGGGATGCTGCTGCCGCCTTGATCGTGGGCTCTGACCCGGTGGCCGGGGTGGAGCTGTCGCTCTTCCAGATCGTCTCAGCGGCACAGGCGATCATCCCCAACAGCGATGGCGCGATCGTCGGGGAGGTGCGTGAGGCCGGGCTGGTCATCCATCTCCGGCCCGATGTGCCGGCCTTGATCTCGGGAAATATCGGGGCGAGTTTGGAGGAGGCTTTCGGGCCGTTGGGGATCCGGGATTGGGATTCAATATTCTGGATCGCACATCCCGGAGGGCCCAAGATACTCGATCGGATAGAGACGGGCTTGGGCCTGAAGCCCGAGAAGCTCCGGCTGTCGCGGCGCGTGTTGAGCGAGTACGGGAATGTGTCCAGCGCGACTGTGCTGCTGATTTTGGATGAGATGAGGAGGGCCTCCGCTGAGGAGGGGCTCAGCACCACCGGCGAGGGGCTTGATTGGGGGGTGCTCTTTGGGTTCGGGCCGGGCCTCACCGTAGAGACGGTGGTGCTACGTAGTATGCCGATTAATTAA